One stretch of Brettanomyces nanus chromosome 4, complete sequence DNA includes these proteins:
- a CDS encoding uncharacterized protein (EggNog:ENOG41), whose product MSSGILAGTNPLVYDSSAPYTLFIFQLILIIVTAELLHYPLSKIQQPRVISEVLAGIILGPTAMGKIPNFTSTVFPTDSMQGLTLVSTLGICLLLFMVGCEVDIRFIKKHLLKALTVGIFNMAVPFGLGCAYSIALFKQYREFEPGLPDIKFTTFMVFIGVSMCITAFPVLVRILTELRLVKDRVGVIVLAAGITNDLLGWILLALSITLANSSKSETTGYIVLVTIGWGLFICYPARWFLSWLLRSVLHDLDNLNGPSPLAMLIILMMTFASAFFTDIIGVHPIFGAFMVGTIVPRDNHYVIRLTERIEDLVNIIFCPIYFGIAGLNADLTLLDKGIDWAYIIGLIAIAMFGKILGGSLAARIHGLFWRESLAVGILMSCKGIVEIVVLQTGLKAGIVSKKIFAMFILMALVSTFLTTPLTLLCYPQSYRNEIQKLIQEKQSKELEKKRNDNLKNPPSESPEPSLPELHTTKTLTKKYKKVRFDKLILPVDSLESVSNNLILVDRFCKPGKIPMHAVNIKQLTGRTADLLHASMMQEMDDKFDQFDGQYLNAILSILKIFCELNGVPFSSEIVFALPENDLKSLLLNQNFLPNDLLILTIGSKLYMDRPGVLDEFGRIVKGVSYYSAVFINNDQGIGRIREMEEQDIQKRKRQPKTLPNKDFMEEESILSNETILNPKSFEITTVSLVCSPGESTEDQIVALKIFSILVRDEDVDECYIVSGKGLTPDLSAVLSEQPPKGVKIRSMEYCSEDETQSYEDYVESLSEQNDSGKIDELVIITKSCPFSETLIQHLMRNNKKILVVL is encoded by the coding sequence ATGTCATCTGGTATCCTTGCAGGTACCAATCCTCTTGTTTATGATTCCTCTGCTCCGTATACCCTCTTTATATTCCAGCTGATCCTTATCATAGTGACAGCAGAATTGCTCCACTATCCGTTGTCTAAGATTCAGCAGCCTCGTGTCATTTCCGAGGTTCTGGCTGGTATCATCCTCGGTCCCACGGCGATGGGTAAGATCCCCAATTTTACCTCTACTGTGTTCCCTACTGACTCTATGCAGGGTCTCACTTTGGTGTCCACGTTAGGTATCTGTCTTTTGCTTTTCATGGTGGGATGCGAAGTCGATATCAGGTTCATCAAGAAGCATTTGCTTAAAGCTCTGACTGTTGGTATTTTTAACATGGCTGTTCCCTTTGGTTTGGGTTGTGCTTATTCTATCGCCCTTTTCAAACAGTACCGAGAGTTCGAGCCTGGTCTTCCTGATATAAAGTTTACCACCTTTATGGTTTTCATAGGTGTCTCCATGTGTATCACGGCTTTCCCTGTTTTGGTCAGAATCCTTACAGAGCTTCGTTTGGTTAAAGATCGTGTTGGCGTTATCGTCTTGGCCGCCGGTATCACCAACGATTTACTAGGCTGGATCTTATTGGCCCTTTCTATCACCCTAGCCAACTCTTCCAAGTCCGAAACTACGGGTTACATAGTGTTGGTCACCATCGGTTGGGGACTATTCATTTGTTACCCTGCTCGTTGGTTTCTTTCCTGGTTATTGAGATCCGTGCTGCACGATCTCGATAATCTCAACGGCCCTTCTCCCCTAGCCATGCTGATTATTCTTATGATGACGTTTGCCTCCGCTTTCTTTACTGATATCATAGGTGTTCATCCTATCTTTGGTGCGTTTATGGTCGGTACCATAGTTCCTCGTGATAACCACTACGTCATCCGACTTACTGAAAGGATTGAAGATCTCGTTAACATTATCTTCTGTCCAATTTATTTCGGTATTGCTGGTTTGAATGCTGATCTTACCTTGCTAGATAAGGGTATTGACTGGGCCTATATCATTGGTCTTATAGCTATTGCCATGTTTGGTAAGATTCTTGGAGGTTCTTTAGCGGCCAGAATCCACGGTTTATTCTGGAGAGAGAGTTTGGCTGTTGGTATATTGATGTCCTGTAAAGGTATCGTGGAGATTGTCGTGCTACAAACAGGTTTGAAGGCAGGTATTGTCtccaagaagatctttGCCATGTTTATTTTGATGGCTCTTGTCTCTACTTTCTTGACAACTCCCTTAACATTACTTTGTTATCCGCAGTCCTACAGGAATGAGATCCAGAAGTTGATCCAAGAAAAGCAATCGAAGGAGCTGGAAAAAAAGCGCAACGATAACCTGAAGAACCCTCCTTCGGAGTCTCCCGAGCCATCATTACCGGAACTACATACAACCAAGACTCTCACTAAAAAGTACAAGAAAGTAAGATTCGACAAATTGATTCTTCCAGTGGACAGTTTGGAGAGTGTTTCAAACAACTTGATTCTTGTTGACCGGTTTTGTAAGCCTGGAAAAATACCCATGCATGCCGTCAATATTAAACAGCTTACGGGGAGAACGGCCGACTTGTTACATGCATCAATGATGCAGGAGATGGACGACAAGTTTGACCAGTTCGACGGACAGTATCTCAATGCCATTTTAAGCATTCTGAAGATTTTCTGTGAGTTGAACGGAGTTCCCTTTTCTTCAGAGATTGTATTTGCACTTCCTGAAAATGACCTTAAATCACTTCTACTCAACCAGAATTTCCTTCCTAAcgatcttcttattctgACCATTGGTAGCAAGCTTTACATGGACCGTCCCGGTGTTCTTGACGAGTTTGGTAGAATCGTTAAAGGTGTCAGCTATTATAGCGCAGTGTTCATCAACAACGATCAAGGCATTGGTCGTATCagagaaatggaagaacaGGATATTCAGAAGCGTAAAAGGCAGCCGAAGACACTTCCAAACAAAGATTTTATGGAAGAGGAGTCGATCCTCTCCAACGAAACGATTCTCAATCCTAAATCTTTTGAGATTACTACGGTAAGTCTAGTGTGCAGTCCCGGTGAATCTACAGAGGACCAGATAGTGGCTCTTAAAATATTTAGCATATTGGTTAGAGATGAGGACGTTGACGAATGTTACATAGTGTCTGGAAAGGGACTCACGCCAGATTTGAGCGCTGTTTTGAGTGAACAGCCCCCTAAAGGGGTCAAGATCCGCTCTATGGAGTACTGCTCTGAGGATGAGACGCAAAGTTATGAGGATTATGTGGAGTCATTGAGTGAACAGAATGATTCAGGTAAAATTGATGAGTTGGTCATCATTACGAAAAGCTGTCCGTTCAGTGAAACACTCATACAGCATTTAATGAGAAACAACAAAAAGATTCTTGTTGTCCTCTAA
- a CDS encoding uncharacterized protein (MEROPS:MER0000404), whose amino-acid sequence MSPVRAIEGGGPSLLGQSEGMVKSFDVSARSGPLDLSDISDESDHSSNPYIDDIELQDQSINQGEMGNDDRFDEEQTNSDVNYYPNVSRRGRHTAIPNDSDDIILHKETRRERVIKFVNSDRPRYLIVGTGAIIMVVTVMALVILGRNSDAGGGVRSANPSGYSDSSDLVSLAPIFDDVSTPSKKNLTLKEELMGLFYSSTYNAEFIEVEESSSLDEGYYIHRAGSIWLLKKAADAGYEKKLFDTREPDYDGDDVSVKLVKLNIQLNKALVMSDAQPLFRHSTLAKYWLLDLSSMQLEPIYKLENGDVPKLSFAMASPKMNYVSFVYNNDLYIRDIAAESVLSITQDGSVDVFNGRPDWVYEEEVLGAGNAIYWTPDESKLAYITFNDTEVEDYNLEFFKDYQYPIVEPLKYPKTGSKNPRVAVSVYNIEQGVTQNVNHKDSKLGDDFIVYDIAWITGNELLIKETDRTSRSIDFRLYNVETDESKVVRSVDTSSFGGWYYGSGSESKMFVLPDGRGYVDMTVVGKHNRLAYFDNAESQEPAAISGDSKSDWEVMTSVIGYNQDDQTLYFIGTAGSAIQRFVYQWSLNENRLVALTNTSMIESYGAKFSANGKYCMLEYKGPDVPWQRFVDVKRFMSDAEYRKNKNRDKNTHFSQALYDTLGYYDVPSKLYQTLKMEDNVTIEFVEVRPANFDSKNKYPVLVSVYGGPGLQKLSSSFSFGFEEVVASSLNAVVLYIDPRGTGARDWEFKSYARDNIGYWEPRDITEVTRKFINERGYIDENKTAIWGWSYGGFTTLKTLEYDHGDTFKYGMAVAPVTNWMLYDSIYTERYMGLPKNNKNYDTTSQISNIKNFQKVQRFLIMHGTGDDNVHFQNTLQLLDKFDLAEVENYDIQIFPDSNHNIVYNNARTIVFDKLYSWLENAFEGKYN is encoded by the exons ATGTCTCCTGTCAGAGCCATTGAGGGGGGGGGTCCTTCCCTTTTGGGTCAAT CTGAGGGAATGGTGAAGTCATTTGATGTGTCGGCTCGTTCAGGACCCTTGGATTTGTCTGATATCTCCGACGAATCTGATCATTCTTCCAATCCATATATAGATGACATAGAGCTACAGGACCAAAGTATAAATCAAGGTGAGATGGGAAATGATGACCGGTTCGACGAAGAACAGACTAATAGCGATGTCAATTACTATCCCAATGTCTCTCGTCGTGGTCGTCATACTGCAATACCCAATGATAGTGATGATATTATTCTTCATAAAGAGACCCGGAGAGAAAGGGTCATTAAGTTTGTGAACTCCGACAGGCCCCGATATCTTATTGTTGGTACTGGAGCGATCATAATGGTTGTCACTGTTATGGCGTTGGTTATTCTGGGTAGGAATTCTGATGCTGGTGGTGGTGTTCGGTCTGCCAATCCTTCCGGTTATAGTGATAGCTCTGATCTGGTTTCACTAGCACCAATTTTTGACGATGTTTCTACTCCAAGCAAGAAAAATCTTACCTTGAAGGAGGAACTGATGGGTTTGTTTTACTCTTCTACTTACAATGCAGAATTTATTGAGGTTGAAGAGAGCAGCTCTTTAGATGAAGGTTATTACATTCATCGCGCTGGTAGTATCTGGctcttgaagaaagcaGCAGATGCTGGTTACGAAAAGAAGTTATTTGATACTAGAGAACCTGATTATGATGGAGACGATGTTAGTGTAAAGTTGGTGAAGTTGAATATCCAGTTAAATAAAGCTTTGGTGATGTCAGACGCCCAGCCTCTCTTTAGACATTCCACCCTAGCCAAATACTGGCTTCTAGATTTATCTTCGATGCAACTTGAGCCAATTTATAAACTCGAAAATGGAGACGTGCCGAAGTTATCGTTTGCAATGGCTTCTCCGAAGATGAATTATGTCTCTTTTGTCTACAACAACGATCTCTATATTCGAGATATTGCTGCAGAATCAGTACTTTCTATCACGCAAGATGGTTCTGTCGATGTTTTCAACGGTAGGCCTGACTGGGTGTATGAGGAGGAAGTTTTGGGTGCTGGAAATGCCATATATTGGACTCCGGACGAATCAAAGCTTGCATACATCACCTTTAACGACACTGAGGTTGAAGATTATAATCTagagttcttcaaagattaCCAGTATCCAATTGTGGAACCTCTAAAGTATCCTAAGACCGGCTCTAAAAACCCGAGAGTTGCTGTTTCCGTGTACAACATAGAGCAGGGGGTTACTCAGAATGTCAATCATAAAGATAGTAAACTAGGAGATGATTTTATCGTATATGATATAGCATGGATCACTGGAAACGAGTTGCTAATTAAGGAAACAGATCGCACAAGCAGAAGTATCGATTTTAGACTTTATAATGTGGAAACAGATGAAAGTAAAGTAGTCAGATCCGTCGATACCAGCTCTTTCGGCGGCTGGTATTATGGTTCAGGCTCGGAAAGTAAGAtgtttgttcttcctgATGGTAGGGGATACGTGGATATGACCGTTGTTGGTAAGCACAATCGATTGGCATACTTTGACAATGCAGAATCTCAAGAACCTGCTGCTATATCGGGTGATTCCAAATCTGATTGGGAAGTGATGACCAGTGTTATTGGTTACAATCAAGACGATCAGACTCTTTACTTCATTGGTACTGCTGGATCTGCCATTCAACGATTTGTTTACCAATGGTCTCTCAATGAAAATAGATTGGTAGCTCTAACCAACACCAGCATGATCGAATCTTACGGTGCCAAATTCTCTGCGAACGGTAAGTACTGTATGTTGGAGTACAAGGGGCCAGATGTCCCCTGGCAGCGATTTGTCGATGTCAAGAGGTTTATGAGTGATGCTGAATATCGGAAAAATAAGAACCGAGACAAAAACACTCACTTCTCGCAGGCATTGTACGATACTCTGGGCTACTATGATGTTCCCTCGAAGCTCTATCAAActctgaagatggaagataATGTGACTATTGAATTTGTGGAGGTAAGACCTGCCAATTTTGATAGTAAGAATAAATACCCAGTTTTGGTGAGCGTTTATGGAGGGCCAGGGTTGCAGAAACTCAGTAGCAGTTTTTCatttggatttgaagaagtggtGGCGTCTTCATTGAATGCGGTGGTTTTGTACATCGATCCAAGAGGTACGGGAGCAAGAGATTGGGAGTTTAAATCGTATGCCAGAGACAATATAGGTTATTGGGAGCCACGAGATATCACAGAGGTGACTCGCAAATTTATCAATGAAAGAGGATACATTGACGAGAATAAAACGGCCATCTGGGGGTGGTCCTACGGAGGTTTCaccactttgaagactttgGAGTATGATCATGGAGACACGTTCAAATATGGAATGGCTGTGGCACCGGTGACTAACTGGATGCTCTATGACTCGATCTATACAGAGAGGTATATGGGACTACCGAAGAATAACAAGAATTACGATACTACATCTCAGATTAGCAACATCAAAAACTTTCAGAAAGTACAACGGTTCCTCATTATGCATGGAACCGGTGACGATAATGTTCATTTCCAAAATACTCTCCAGCTCTTGGATAAGTTTGATTTGGCAGAGGTGGAGAACTACGACATTCAGATTTTCCCCGATTCAAACCATAATATTGTCTACAATAATGCCCGCACTATAGTGTTCGACAAGCTCTATAGTTGGCTAGAGAACGCCTTTGAGGGTAAATATAATTGA
- the RPB8 gene encoding DNA-directed RNA polymerases I, II, and III subunit RPABC3 (BUSCO:EOG093448Z6), protein MSSTLFDDIFNVESVDPGRYTKVCRIVATSTTSPDTKITIDVNTELFPVSKSDTLTITLAKSLNVDDSAESEMFTANGSWRPPKPNQRSLTDDYDYVMYGTVYKFEEGSNDKISVYCSCGGLLMCLEGNYRTLSSLKQENLYVLMRH, encoded by the coding sequence ATGTCCTCTACACTCTTTGATGATATATTTAACGTCGAGTCGGTCGACCCAGGTAGATACACTAAAGTGTGTCGTATTGTGGCCACTTCTACTACTTCTCCAGATACCAAGATAACGATAGACGTCAACACAGAGCTCTTTCCAGTATCGAAATCAGATACTTTGACTATTACTCTAGCCAAATCTTTGAATGTCGACGATTCTGCAGAATCGGAAATGTTTACTGCCAACGGTTCGTGGAGACCTCCGAAACCAAATCAGAGATCTCTTACGGATGATTATGATTATGTGATGTATGGCACTGTATAcaagtttgaagaaggctCGAACGATAAAATCTCTGTATACTGTTCATGCGGTGGGTTGTTGATGTGTCTAGAGGGAAATTACAGAACGTTGTCAAGTTTAAAGCAGGAAAATTTATATGTTCTCATGAGACACTGA
- a CDS encoding uncharacterized protein (EggNog:ENOG41) encodes MFSRKPVEKVWVTDSDREISTKPIAHPSDHLLANAPKLEDIHNKEQQAKYDLVLDHFMKTKLFPVTEKGSAKEKLRPLNEFEKAWLSRQCLLRYLRACNWKTDDAIKRLTKSIGWRREFGIAGGEFEILTEDKISMEEETGKIRVYGYDDDGRPCLVMYTGRQNTDSSFRQIQGMFFLLEKSIDMMPQGQDKLALCVDFKKYPEACTSEPRVPSVSEGKQVLHILQYHYPERLGRALFINIPWLIWGFLKICWPFVDPYTKKKCNFDTPFNEFIEPEQLAVNYGGDVNFEYNQDEFWDDFIKIAEKKRQIVLKNYKKLGGGIGLSEWDLREGIDLDAVKSTVPKASSLDSPSNSLSNLASDSSSDSSSDSSIFIEASETPISAIQPST; translated from the coding sequence ATGTTTAGTAGAAAGCCAGTCGAAAAAGTCTGGGTTACAGACTCCGATCGCGAGATCTCTACCAAACCAATAGCACATCCTTCGGATCATTTGCTAGCCAATGCTCCTAAGCTCGAGGATATACACAACAAGGAGCAGCAGGCTAAATACGATTTGGTGCTCGATCATTTTATGAAGACCAAATTGTTCCCAGTCACTGAGAAAGGGTCGGCTAAAGAGAAACTCAGGCCTCTCAACGAGTTCGAAAAAGCATGGCTTTCTCGGCAGTGCTTACTGCGATATTTAAGAGCATGTAACTGGAAGACGGATGATGCGATAAAAAGGCTAACCAAGTCAATTGGCTGGAGAAGAGAATTCGGCATTGCAGGAGGAGAGTTCGAGATTCTCACCGAGGATAAGATCtctatggaagaagaaacggGAAAGATTCGAGTGTACGGTTACGATGACGATGGTAGACCATGTTTAGTTATGTATACGGGCCGTCAGAATACTGACTCTTCATTCCGGCAAATCCAGGGAatgttcttccttcttgagAAAAGTATAGATATGATGCCACAGGGTCAGGATAAACTTGCACTCTGTGTGGACTTCAAGAAGTATCCAGAAGCATGTACTTCTGAGCCCAGAGTCCCATCTGTTTCTGAGGGAAAGCAGGTGTTGCATATATTGCAGTATCATTATCCGGAGAGGTTGGGTAGAGCACTTTTTATCAACATTCCATGGCTCATATGGGGATTTCTTAAAATCTGTTGGCCGTTTGTCgatccttacaccaaaaagaagtgTAACTTTGACACTCCTTTCAACGAGTTTATTGAGCCTGAGCAGTTGGCTGTTAACTACGGTGGAGATGTTAATTTTGAGTACAATCAAGACGAGTTCTGGGATGATTTTATAAAGATAGCAGAGAAGAAACGGCAGATTGTATTGAAGAACTATAAGAAACTTGGCGGAGGAATTGGCCTTAGTGAATGGGATCTCCGAGAAGGAATCGATTTAGATGCTGTTAAGTCAACTGTACCTAAAGCATCTTCTCTAGATTCACCCTCGAATTCCCTTTCAAACTTGGCTTCGGACTCCTCCTCCGACTCATCATCCGActcatccatcttcatcgagGCTAGCGAAACTCCCATATCGGCGATTCAACCTTCCACTTAA